Proteins co-encoded in one Leucobacter exalbidus genomic window:
- a CDS encoding CDP-glycerol glycerophosphotransferase family protein, with translation MSVREWWFFKMILVVVRGANDPKELFRTLNSFTKLNVYSADRFSFMGVDGAPEPKLRDTDIRYESVAEPDLRATLDAKMRETDFIEFVDCGTTFSPSAFDSFFETAEQKNTQREVFVHLESSYSYRLNRRMRAGEVREISQDLTDSLWIGSTPTLLSFPVFKEITAQFGLHVSPQQLFAEAFMRCGSYEILSGRVCSTRTHEDRLYGESVLFSVDWYLEFVQYWQDAFNNIRLNGTGALPPVLQQMYLYQLNVRLSRNTKRMNKFVLSGDNLLRFQRIVSETLEFIDLDLILAARQRPIRATKSMVRYLLGMKPGSESGAEVTSTAGELQARIGTSVVERLSDVRLKLDVLKDEDGCLVIAGWVSSIYLKDEFFLTAQAGNKSWELEDTDISSDFSVFGAVSHRSRTFRVEIPHELLTETDKIQFFAVSRGDVRQALELDFERTTSKLTAAPSSYWKIGPAILKNRGDHIEVKPASKMNLLRAELGLLRSLTFSKDRVKRAAAVLRVLYFISRPVTKRQRHWVYYDRVIVAGDNGEYAYRFAKEQHDGVKKHYVLKDGTADAARFAREGVDYLSHKSLKHRLIFLNTELVFATHLNPPIRNAFSWNEQYFRDLFNFKLVYINHGLVVDRLDYVLNRNVVNADRMCVVSSMERQNLLAPEYGYGPAQVVETGFARYDGLKSAPRRRLLLAPTWRTYLSVSQHADNGSKRNKDFLESNYYRVYNGVINNPRLINALEKYDFELVYLLHPATNSQKKDFEVRSDRVSVLQSGEEAGYEDEMNAADLMITDYSGVQFDFAQMLKPVIYYHHSSIPPHYEQSSFDYSVHGFGPIATDEEALVDEVLVQLERGIAMEQEYEAKAHNFFTHIDQENSHRIYAVGKELMSAGPRANSEGTEDV, from the coding sequence TTGTCTGTTCGTGAATGGTGGTTTTTCAAGATGATCCTGGTTGTAGTGCGCGGCGCTAACGATCCCAAGGAACTTTTCCGTACCTTGAACTCCTTCACCAAACTAAACGTCTACTCCGCGGACAGGTTTTCTTTTATGGGCGTCGATGGTGCGCCCGAGCCTAAGCTCCGTGACACAGACATTCGATACGAATCGGTGGCTGAGCCTGACCTACGCGCAACGCTTGACGCAAAAATGCGGGAAACAGACTTCATCGAGTTTGTTGACTGCGGGACCACTTTCTCGCCGAGCGCGTTTGACAGCTTTTTTGAGACGGCCGAGCAAAAGAATACGCAGCGCGAAGTTTTTGTGCACTTAGAAAGTAGCTATAGCTACCGTCTTAACCGGCGCATGCGTGCAGGTGAAGTGCGTGAGATTTCGCAAGATCTGACCGACAGTCTTTGGATTGGTTCGACTCCGACCCTGCTTTCGTTTCCAGTATTCAAGGAGATCACTGCGCAGTTCGGCTTACACGTTTCACCTCAACAGCTCTTTGCCGAAGCATTTATGCGCTGCGGGTCTTACGAGATTTTGAGTGGTCGTGTGTGTAGTACGCGTACACATGAAGACCGTCTATACGGTGAGAGCGTTCTCTTTTCTGTGGACTGGTACCTCGAATTTGTGCAGTACTGGCAGGATGCTTTTAATAACATTCGGCTGAACGGTACCGGCGCACTGCCTCCTGTGCTCCAGCAGATGTATCTCTATCAACTGAACGTTCGTCTGTCTCGTAACACCAAGCGAATGAACAAATTCGTGTTGTCTGGCGATAACCTACTTCGGTTTCAGCGGATCGTGTCTGAGACGCTCGAATTCATTGACCTGGATCTCATTCTCGCCGCGAGGCAGCGCCCGATTCGAGCTACCAAGAGCATGGTGCGGTACCTCCTCGGTATGAAACCAGGCAGCGAGTCTGGCGCTGAAGTCACCTCGACAGCAGGTGAACTGCAAGCACGGATTGGCACTTCAGTAGTTGAACGGCTCTCAGATGTCAGGCTGAAGTTAGATGTTCTGAAAGATGAAGACGGCTGCCTGGTTATCGCCGGGTGGGTCTCCTCCATCTATCTCAAGGACGAATTTTTTCTTACAGCCCAGGCAGGTAATAAGTCATGGGAACTTGAAGATACCGACATCTCTTCTGACTTCTCGGTGTTTGGAGCGGTATCCCACCGTTCGAGGACGTTTCGCGTTGAGATCCCACACGAGCTGCTCACTGAGACTGACAAGATTCAGTTCTTCGCGGTTTCCCGCGGTGACGTCAGGCAAGCACTAGAGCTTGATTTTGAGCGAACTACTTCAAAGCTGACTGCTGCCCCTAGTTCCTACTGGAAAATTGGGCCAGCGATTTTGAAGAATCGCGGCGATCACATTGAGGTCAAGCCCGCGTCCAAGATGAATCTTCTGCGCGCCGAACTTGGTCTCCTGCGTTCACTAACGTTCTCGAAAGACCGTGTGAAGCGAGCGGCAGCTGTTTTACGGGTACTTTATTTCATCAGCCGACCTGTAACGAAGCGCCAGCGTCACTGGGTTTACTATGACCGTGTCATAGTTGCCGGCGACAACGGAGAATATGCTTACCGCTTCGCCAAAGAACAGCATGACGGCGTTAAGAAGCACTACGTCTTAAAGGACGGAACTGCCGACGCAGCACGTTTTGCGCGTGAAGGAGTCGACTATCTTTCACACAAATCGTTGAAGCACCGACTCATTTTTTTGAACACAGAATTGGTTTTTGCGACGCACCTAAACCCGCCAATTCGCAATGCATTTTCTTGGAACGAGCAGTACTTCCGGGATCTCTTTAACTTCAAATTGGTGTACATCAATCACGGCCTGGTTGTCGACCGACTCGATTATGTCTTGAACCGAAACGTGGTTAATGCAGATCGCATGTGTGTCGTGTCATCTATGGAACGACAGAATCTGCTGGCTCCTGAGTACGGTTATGGGCCAGCGCAAGTCGTCGAGACAGGCTTCGCTCGTTATGACGGACTGAAAAGTGCACCACGTCGCCGACTCTTACTGGCCCCGACATGGCGCACGTATCTCAGCGTCTCTCAGCACGCGGATAACGGCAGTAAGCGGAACAAAGACTTCCTGGAGTCCAATTACTATCGCGTGTACAACGGGGTAATTAACAACCCGCGGCTTATCAACGCCCTTGAAAAGTACGATTTTGAACTCGTATACCTGCTGCACCCTGCTACTAACTCTCAGAAAAAAGACTTCGAAGTTCGTAGCGACCGGGTCAGCGTGCTGCAGTCTGGCGAAGAAGCAGGGTATGAAGACGAAATGAATGCCGCTGATCTGATGATTACGGACTATTCCGGCGTGCAGTTCGATTTTGCGCAGATGCTTAAGCCCGTGATCTACTATCACCACTCAAGCATCCCGCCGCATTATGAGCAGAGTTCGTTTGACTACAGTGTGCATGGGTTCGGTCCTATCGCTACCGATGAGGAGGCGCTCGTCGACGAGGTCCTCGTGCAACTCGAGCGCGGAATCGCCATGGAGCAGGAATACGAAGCGAAGGCTCATAACTTCTTCACGCACATCGACCAAGAGAATTCGCACCGGATCTACGCGGTGGGCAAGGAACTGATGTCGGCCGGGCCGCGAGCCAACAGCGAAGGAACCGAAGATGTCTAA
- a CDS encoding glycosyltransferase family 2 protein translates to MLSLWNRSRAEDRSGPISQQLEQPLSPAPKKTADGQFPSVKSETGLTLFGERNYRLSFQRGSKAIRTLSERFHSPYGLEFLARQATRSKYGWVELSALLRSDSFIEVPSAWKTQDLLAACYLNCSITPVQEAFDIAIKVIKVVLAQDQIEDVTTPWSSFQAALHISVLGGDQSLRQRLSTLVDEEPDQYSLLDGERPSDWATASPEEIALWWQKFNETLTPYDLEPWDLQIPVDLDQDFFTWVHAPIVSKCTRPVTEQPLVTVIVPTYNPGPTFLQSVESLVRQSWQRLEILIMDDCSSSGQGFIEQAAATDSRIQVIRMQTNGGAYLARNAGIRAATGEFFTVLDADDLSHPRRIERQVEPLINDETLVATWTRALRLGVDGHLTTLGSHTERYNASSLLYRRTKVTEAVGYYDEVRKAADSEYQERVIAQFGKGSILTIMDPLGLIQMTVGSLSRNDFRGQWRHAFRLAYRNQYLGWHEYVLSQPDASWSPTAPGGRSFIAPQAFLGQKSASHVDVAYLSDWSARYEARELLAPTVEQLSNFTDGKIGLLNGFNLRLSSPQRHNSSSSVWRLVEEERATWLSWGQNLKIDTLVVPNPSFLLFLPIDTDVSLQVDRVVIAVDRLTSRRTHGGSMNNGILNPAWIEEHCLRTFGKLPHWLPATKYLSTVIGDVRGTVLEPGILRASTFTPMSAESLDLTRPESVEVLRAGRDLRDLAPTQVWEMLAQRRLVVTPRSHRGTYGKSVTTFPRATFENDVAELLEDSEAQAALYEAAVQHTAEITSPENLHKVLQNALGGKSFDDVTTEPRTKRFSFRRHSGF, encoded by the coding sequence ATGCTTTCCCTTTGGAACCGTTCCCGCGCTGAGGACCGCTCTGGCCCCATCAGCCAGCAACTCGAGCAGCCACTTTCTCCCGCACCTAAAAAGACTGCAGACGGACAATTTCCTTCGGTCAAGAGTGAGACTGGGCTCACCCTTTTCGGTGAGCGTAATTATCGGCTCTCGTTCCAACGAGGCTCAAAGGCAATCCGCACACTTTCGGAACGGTTTCATTCGCCTTACGGCCTCGAATTCTTAGCTCGCCAAGCGACTAGATCTAAATACGGTTGGGTAGAGCTCTCAGCACTGCTGCGTTCTGACAGCTTTATAGAGGTGCCTTCTGCTTGGAAGACACAGGATCTACTCGCGGCCTGTTACCTCAACTGCAGTATTACTCCCGTGCAAGAGGCCTTTGATATTGCAATCAAGGTAATCAAAGTCGTTCTTGCGCAGGATCAGATAGAGGACGTAACGACACCGTGGAGCTCGTTCCAGGCTGCGCTTCATATTTCGGTACTCGGTGGGGATCAAAGTCTCCGCCAACGACTTAGCACCCTCGTTGACGAAGAGCCAGACCAGTACTCGCTCCTAGACGGCGAACGCCCCAGCGACTGGGCAACTGCATCCCCAGAAGAAATCGCTCTCTGGTGGCAGAAATTCAACGAGACTCTTACTCCGTATGACCTCGAGCCTTGGGATCTTCAAATCCCGGTGGACCTTGATCAAGATTTCTTTACATGGGTACATGCGCCGATAGTCTCCAAGTGCACCCGTCCGGTTACTGAGCAGCCATTAGTCACCGTTATTGTCCCGACTTATAACCCTGGACCAACGTTCCTCCAGTCGGTTGAGTCGCTCGTGCGACAGTCATGGCAGCGACTAGAGATCCTGATTATGGACGATTGTTCGTCATCGGGCCAGGGCTTTATTGAGCAGGCTGCCGCAACCGATTCACGCATTCAGGTCATCCGCATGCAGACGAACGGCGGCGCATACCTTGCGAGGAATGCCGGTATTCGCGCTGCCACCGGTGAATTCTTTACGGTGTTGGACGCAGATGACCTCTCGCACCCCCGACGTATTGAGCGTCAGGTAGAGCCCCTCATCAACGATGAAACCCTCGTTGCCACGTGGACTCGTGCACTGCGACTAGGGGTAGATGGGCATCTCACGACTCTCGGGTCGCATACCGAACGCTACAACGCCTCGTCGCTTTTGTACCGTCGTACCAAGGTCACTGAAGCTGTCGGATACTACGATGAAGTCAGAAAAGCCGCAGATTCCGAGTACCAAGAAAGAGTCATCGCCCAATTCGGCAAGGGCTCGATTCTCACGATCATGGATCCGCTCGGACTCATCCAGATGACCGTAGGCTCGCTCTCTCGAAATGACTTCCGTGGGCAGTGGCGACATGCTTTCAGGTTGGCCTACCGAAACCAGTATCTCGGCTGGCATGAGTATGTCCTTTCACAGCCTGATGCTTCATGGTCCCCAACGGCTCCGGGTGGCCGCTCGTTCATCGCACCTCAGGCATTTCTTGGGCAGAAGTCGGCCTCACATGTAGACGTGGCCTATCTTTCAGACTGGAGCGCACGTTATGAGGCACGCGAGCTGTTAGCTCCCACAGTCGAACAACTTTCGAACTTTACCGATGGCAAAATCGGGTTGCTCAACGGATTCAACCTGCGCCTGTCAAGCCCTCAACGTCACAACTCCTCGTCTAGCGTCTGGCGTCTTGTTGAGGAGGAACGGGCCACTTGGCTGAGCTGGGGACAGAACCTCAAGATCGACACACTTGTGGTTCCTAACCCGTCGTTTCTGTTGTTCCTGCCTATCGACACTGATGTCTCACTTCAAGTCGACCGTGTTGTCATCGCTGTTGATCGGCTGACTTCCCGCAGGACACACGGAGGATCCATGAATAATGGAATCCTCAATCCCGCATGGATCGAAGAACACTGCCTCCGCACTTTTGGCAAGCTTCCACATTGGTTGCCCGCCACGAAGTATTTGAGCACTGTGATCGGCGATGTACGCGGAACCGTTCTAGAACCAGGAATCCTTAGGGCATCAACCTTCACTCCTATGTCAGCAGAAAGTCTCGACCTGACCCGCCCCGAAAGTGTTGAAGTACTGCGTGCCGGCCGCGACCTTCGCGATCTGGCTCCAACCCAGGTCTGGGAAATGCTCGCTCAACGGCGCCTCGTAGTTACGCCGCGTTCGCATCGAGGCACCTACGGAAAATCCGTCACCACTTTTCCACGTGCAACGTTCGAAAACGATGTCGCCGAACTGCTCGAAGACTCAGAAGCTCAAGCTGCGCTCTACGAGGCGGCTGTCCAGCACACTGCAGAAATCACGTCACCTGAAAACCTTCACAAGGTGCTTCAAAACGCGCTCGGTGGGAAATCATTTGACGATGTAACAACCGAGCCACGGACGAAGCGGTTTTCATTTCGCAGGCACTCAGGATTTTAA
- a CDS encoding acyltransferase family protein: MRAIAVGVVLLYHANAPFLPGGFVGVDIFFVISGYLITGLLLREALTTGRINLAEFYGKRARRILPAATIVLLVTLALTVLFLPQLRWQQIGTEAVGAVFYVANWIFAAGTDYLNAEVAASPLQHFWTLSVEEQFYIVWPLILVALLFAIRGKAVRAEARGTVAPDQARIMRYASYGVLLLLIPSLAWSIYLTATNPAPAYFVTTTRLWEMAVGAALAVFARYTVRIPDAIALTLGWLGLAGILFASLFYTSAVPAFPGSAALLPTLSAAAIIISGMNGRAERGVGVLLKLRPMRWVGDISYSLYLWHWPLIAVGTYLLGDDLRFRWGLLIVALAFIPSWLSYRFIEGPFRDWPRLKKSASASLKAGAVLMLVTVIAAATVIVAPRVLAPQAETIDGQSIGAEALTTDFSNDDIASFTDAGKPVDVIEGGFTPAAIDAREDNPVVYDLGCHLGLEDSEILVDECIFGDPESDTSIVLVGDSHAANWFVPLAALAEKNGWKLRSATKAACGFSAATQFTEKGDYTLCSDWNKQMVEDLRAEKPDLVIMANSNARSRIRDDNGEVLKDDVAVAAFAQGIVDNVTRLEEAGVPTLLFEDTPKMNQDIPDCVSANPDELTKCATSRVEAIDERSNPEQIVVDTLKNVDLIDMNNWTCPDTELCPAVVGNVLMWRDRHHFTETFAKTLVQPLEAALQASPTAQRILY, encoded by the coding sequence ATGCGTGCAATCGCAGTAGGCGTGGTGCTTCTGTACCACGCAAACGCACCGTTCTTGCCGGGCGGTTTCGTCGGAGTCGACATCTTCTTTGTCATCTCGGGTTACCTCATCACCGGCCTTTTGCTGCGCGAAGCTCTCACCACTGGGCGCATCAATCTCGCTGAGTTCTATGGGAAGCGCGCACGGCGGATCCTGCCAGCAGCAACGATCGTGTTGCTGGTTACTCTCGCTTTGACGGTACTTTTCCTACCGCAGCTCCGCTGGCAGCAAATTGGCACTGAGGCCGTAGGCGCAGTGTTCTATGTTGCGAACTGGATATTTGCGGCGGGAACCGACTATCTCAACGCGGAAGTAGCGGCCAGCCCTCTCCAGCATTTCTGGACGCTGTCAGTTGAGGAACAGTTTTATATCGTCTGGCCCCTTATTCTGGTCGCGCTGCTCTTCGCAATTCGCGGCAAGGCTGTTCGAGCTGAGGCCCGTGGAACAGTGGCCCCGGATCAAGCCCGCATTATGCGATATGCGAGCTATGGCGTACTTCTGCTTCTCATTCCCTCGCTCGCGTGGTCAATATATTTGACGGCGACGAATCCAGCCCCTGCCTACTTCGTAACCACGACGCGTCTGTGGGAAATGGCGGTCGGTGCAGCGCTGGCAGTATTTGCTCGTTACACCGTGCGCATCCCCGATGCGATCGCGCTCACTTTGGGCTGGCTCGGGCTTGCAGGTATTTTGTTCGCTTCGCTGTTCTATACGTCGGCTGTACCCGCTTTCCCGGGCTCCGCAGCGTTGCTACCCACCCTCTCTGCAGCTGCGATCATTATCAGCGGCATGAACGGCCGCGCCGAGCGCGGAGTCGGCGTCCTACTCAAATTGCGGCCGATGCGTTGGGTGGGCGATATTTCATACTCGCTGTACCTTTGGCATTGGCCTCTCATCGCAGTCGGGACCTACCTGTTGGGGGACGATCTAAGATTCCGTTGGGGGCTGTTGATCGTAGCCCTGGCGTTCATCCCCTCCTGGCTTAGCTACCGCTTTATCGAAGGTCCGTTCCGCGACTGGCCCCGATTGAAGAAGTCTGCCAGCGCTTCACTGAAAGCGGGCGCGGTCCTCATGCTTGTGACCGTCATCGCTGCTGCCACCGTGATCGTTGCCCCACGGGTACTCGCACCGCAAGCAGAAACCATTGACGGACAGAGCATCGGTGCCGAAGCCCTAACAACTGACTTTTCTAACGACGATATCGCCAGTTTCACAGACGCAGGCAAGCCGGTAGACGTCATTGAAGGCGGGTTCACTCCCGCTGCTATCGATGCGCGCGAGGATAACCCTGTTGTCTATGACTTGGGCTGCCATCTCGGCCTAGAAGACTCGGAAATCCTTGTAGACGAGTGCATTTTTGGCGATCCCGAAAGCGATACTTCGATCGTTTTGGTGGGCGACTCTCACGCTGCCAACTGGTTCGTGCCGCTTGCTGCTCTTGCTGAGAAAAATGGCTGGAAACTACGGAGTGCAACCAAGGCTGCATGCGGATTTTCTGCGGCTACCCAGTTCACGGAAAAGGGTGACTACACCCTATGCTCAGACTGGAATAAGCAAATGGTTGAGGATCTCCGCGCTGAAAAGCCCGACCTCGTCATCATGGCAAATTCCAACGCCCGCAGCCGGATCCGGGACGATAACGGCGAGGTCTTGAAAGATGATGTTGCCGTTGCCGCATTCGCGCAAGGTATCGTGGACAACGTCACCCGTCTGGAAGAAGCGGGGGTTCCCACATTGTTGTTCGAGGACACCCCTAAGATGAATCAAGACATCCCTGACTGTGTTTCAGCCAACCCCGATGAGCTCACTAAGTGCGCAACTTCGCGAGTTGAAGCTATAGATGAACGCAGCAATCCCGAGCAAATTGTGGTCGACACTCTCAAGAACGTTGATCTGATCGACATGAACAACTGGACTTGCCCCGACACCGAGCTATGCCCGGCGGTAGTTGGAAACGTCCTGATGTGGCGCGATCGGCACCACTTCACTGAAACGTTTGCAAAGACGTTAGTTCAGCCATTGGAGGCAGCTTTGCAAGCTAGCCCGACAGCTCAGCGCATACTGTACTAA
- a CDS encoding nucleotide sugar dehydrogenase: protein MNDNTKVLKLAVIGQGYVGLPLAMRAVDAGYNVVGIDFDAHRIGMLASGESYVDDISNEMLQAAIDSGRYSAVTEYAPAADFDFAVITVPTPLRNATPDLSYIESASRSLGPLVTQGATVVLESTTYPGTTQELMVPILEELSGLKAGEDFFAGYSPERIDPGNKKFSFKTTPKIISGINEASLERVNKLFSDLVDTPVPVSSPREAEMAKLLENTFRHVNVALVNELAMYANDLGVNVWETINAAATKPFGFMKFTPGPGVGGHCLPIDPSYLSWKVKTELGKNFRFVDLANDVNEHMPDYVVQRAMRVLNESSKSLRGSKVLVVGVAYKNDSSDARESPAVGIIKLLNEFGAEVVGVDSHVEERHWPAGATRETLSAELVADSDLAILVTDHSDIDVSLLQNVDTPVFDTRNKLVGDNVTTL, encoded by the coding sequence GTGAATGACAACACGAAGGTCTTGAAACTTGCTGTAATCGGGCAGGGCTACGTTGGCCTACCCCTCGCAATGCGAGCGGTCGACGCTGGCTATAACGTTGTCGGAATTGACTTCGACGCTCACCGAATTGGGATGCTCGCTTCGGGCGAATCCTACGTCGATGACATCTCGAACGAAATGCTCCAGGCAGCGATCGACTCGGGTCGGTACAGCGCCGTCACCGAGTACGCTCCGGCCGCCGACTTCGACTTTGCTGTAATCACGGTCCCCACTCCCCTGCGGAACGCGACCCCTGATCTCAGCTACATTGAAAGTGCCAGCCGGTCACTCGGTCCGCTCGTCACCCAGGGCGCGACTGTTGTCCTCGAGTCGACCACTTACCCGGGCACCACGCAAGAGCTCATGGTTCCCATCCTGGAAGAACTCAGCGGCCTCAAAGCCGGCGAAGACTTCTTCGCTGGTTACAGCCCTGAGCGCATCGACCCCGGTAACAAGAAGTTCTCGTTTAAGACGACGCCAAAGATTATCTCGGGCATTAACGAAGCCTCACTTGAGCGCGTCAACAAGCTGTTCTCAGATCTCGTAGACACCCCTGTTCCGGTCAGCAGCCCTCGCGAAGCAGAGATGGCAAAACTTCTCGAGAACACTTTCCGCCACGTCAATGTTGCGCTCGTCAACGAGCTTGCAATGTACGCGAACGATCTCGGCGTAAATGTTTGGGAGACCATCAACGCTGCGGCAACCAAGCCGTTCGGCTTCATGAAGTTCACCCCCGGCCCCGGCGTTGGTGGGCACTGCCTTCCGATCGACCCGAGCTACCTGTCGTGGAAGGTCAAGACCGAGCTCGGCAAGAACTTCCGTTTTGTTGATCTTGCAAATGATGTCAACGAACACATGCCTGACTACGTCGTTCAGCGTGCGATGCGCGTATTGAACGAAAGCAGCAAGTCACTCCGCGGCTCTAAGGTGCTCGTAGTTGGCGTTGCTTACAAGAACGACTCAAGCGACGCACGCGAATCACCCGCGGTGGGCATCATTAAGCTGCTCAACGAGTTCGGCGCCGAGGTAGTAGGTGTCGACAGCCATGTTGAGGAACGCCACTGGCCCGCCGGCGCAACCCGCGAGACGCTCAGCGCCGAGCTGGTAGCCGACTCTGACCTCGCAATTCTCGTGACTGATCACTCAGACATTGATGTGAGCCTCCTGCAGAACGTTGACACACCTGTGTTTGACACCCGCAACAAGCTGGTTGGCGACAACGTCACCACCCTGTAA